A stretch of Macadamia integrifolia cultivar HAES 741 chromosome 7, SCU_Mint_v3, whole genome shotgun sequence DNA encodes these proteins:
- the LOC122083181 gene encoding 60S ribosomal protein L10a-like — translation MSKLQSDVLREAIGQIMVAVKEKNRKFTETIELQIGLKNYDPQKDKRFSGSVKLPHIPRPKMKVCMLGDAQHVEEAERIGLESMDVEALKKMNKNKKLVKKLAKKYHAFLASEAIIKQIPRLLGPGLNKAGKFPTLVSHQESLESKVNETKAMVKFQLKKVLCMGVAVGNCGMEEKQIFQNVQLSVNFLVSLLKKNWQNVRCLYLKSTMGKPNRIF, via the exons ATGAG TAAGCTTCAGAGTGATGTTCTGAGGGAGGCCATTGGCCAGATCATGGTCGCTGTTAAGGAAAAGAACCGAAAGTTTACTGAGACAATAGAGCTTCAAATTGGTCTGAAGAACTATGACCCACAGAAAGATAAACGTTTCAGTGGTTCTGTGAAATTGCCTCATATCCCTCGCCCCAAAATGAAGGTCTGCATGCTTGGAGATGCCCAGCATGTCGAGGAG GCAGAGAGGATTGGATTGGAGTCTATGGACGTCGAGGCTTTGAAGAAAATGAACAAGAATAAGAAGCTGGTAAAGAAGCTAGCGAAGAAGTACcatgctttccttgcttcaGAGGCAATTATTAAGCAGATTCCAAGGCTTCTCGGTCCAGGTCTTAACAAGGCTGGTAAGTTTCCAACGTTGGTTTCCCACCAGGAGTCTCTTGAGTCAAAGGTGAATGAGACCAAGGCCATGGTTAAGTTCCAGCTTAAGAAAGTTCTTTGCATGGGGGTTGCTGTGGGTAACTGTGGCATGGAGGAGAAGCAAATCTTCCAGAATGTGCAGCTTAGTGTCAATTTCCTCGTCTCCCTTTTGAAAAAGAATTGGCAAAAT GTACGGTGCTTATACCTGAAGAGTACGATGGGAAAACCAAACAGAATATTCTGA
- the LOC122083686 gene encoding probable trehalase: MARTETSPTSPTLSFIFFLLPFLTAMAVSEPLPLCDLSDSGPVKPSDPLVSFLERFQSSALDSFGNSNFDPKLYVDMPLKFDLSTTEDAFDKLPRTENGTALVKDLEKFIGMFMDSAGSDMVYVEPVDFVAEPVGFLPKVENLEVRKWALEVHSLWKNLSRKVADEVREQPQLHTLLPLPEPFIIPGSRFREVYYWDSYWVIRGLLASKMYATAKSIVLNLLYLLDEYGYVLNGARVYYTNRSQPPLLSSMILEIYMRTNDLELLRRALPSLLKEHRFWNTGIHEVTIQDSQACNHTLSRYYAMWNKARPESSTIDKETASKFLHDSEKQQLYRQLATTAETGWDFSTRWMRNTSDLTTLVTTSILPVDLNAYILKMELDIAFMARTIGENQTAEHFLEASRARLKAFKSIFWNDKMGQWLDYWLINNHTCEEVSGWKAQNQNQNIFASNFIPMWIESFSSDGATVESVMKSLQSSGLLCAAGIATSLTNSGQQWDFPNGWAPVQHMIVEGLARSKSKEAQSMAKDIAVKWIRTNYAAYKKTGTMNEKYDVEACGESGGGGEYIPQTGFGWSNGVLLAFLEDFGWPQEQKIDC, encoded by the exons ATGGCTCGAACTGAAACCTCCCCAACAAGCCCTACTCtcagtttcatcttcttcctacTCCCATTCCTCACGGCCATGGCTGTTTCAGAACCTTTACCTCTCTGCGACCTCTCTGATTCAGGTCCAGTTAAACCCTCTGACCCACTGGTTTCCTTCCTCGAACGTTTCCAATCATCCGCTCTTGATTCTTTCGGTAATTCCAACTTCGATCCCAAACTTTACGTTGATATGCCCCTGAAATTCGATCTTTCGACTACAGAGGATGCTTTTGATAAGCTTCCGAGGACGGAGAACGGAACGGCTCTTGTTAAGGATCTCGAAAAGTTTATCGGAATGTTCATGGATAGCGCTGGAAGCGATATGGTGTACGTCGAGCCTGTGGATTTCGTAGCGGAGCCTGTTGGATTTTTGCCTAAGGTGGAGAATTTGGAGGTGAGGAAGTGGGCGTTGGAAGTTCATTCCCTGTGGAAAAATTTGAGTCGAAAGGTGGCTGATGAGGTTAGAGAACAGCCTCAATTACATACGCTTCTGCCTTTGCCTGAGCCTTTCATTATTCCTGGATCGCGATTTAGAGAGGTTTACTATTGGGATTCTTATTGGGTCATCag GGGTTTGTTGGCAAGCAAAATGTATGCCACTGCAAAGTCAATTGTGTTGAATCTTCTTTACCTCCTTGATGAATATGGTTATGTCCTGAATGGTGCGAGGGTTTATTATACTAATAGAAG CCAGCCACCACTCCTGAGTTCTATGATATTGGAGATATACATGAGAACAAATGATTTGGAACTTCTGAGAAGAGCACTTCCCTCACTGCTCAAAGAACATCGCTTCTGGAATACGG GCATTCATGAGGTGACCATTCAAGATTCTCAAGCATGCAATCACACTCTAAGTCGATACTATGCAATGTGGAACAAAGCCAGACCAGAATCTTCAACTATT GACAAAGAAACTGCCTCGAAGTTCTTGCATGATTCTGAGAAACAGCAACTTTACCGCCAACTAGCAACCACAGCTGAAACGGGGTGGGATTTCAGTACAAGATGGATGAG GAACACATCGGATCTTACAACATTGGTTACAACATCAATCTTACCTGTGGATTTGAATGCATACATACTCAAG ATGGAGCTAGACATAGCTTTTATGGCAAGAACTATAGGGGAAAATCAAACTGCAGAACACTTCTTGGAAGCTTCTCGGGCAAGATTGAAGGCCTTTAAGTCTATCTTTTGGAATGACAAGATGGGCCAATGGCTTGATTACTGGCTCATAAACAACCACACTTGTGAA GAAGTTTCCGGGTGGAAGGCTCAAAACCAGAATCAGAATATTTTCGCCTCAAATTTCATTCCCATGTGGATTGAATCGTTTAGCTCAG ATGGTGCTACGGTGGAAAGTGTTATGAAAAGTCTCCAGAGTTCAGGTTTGCTTTGTGCTGCTGGGATTGCAACTTCCTTAACAAATTCAGGACAGCAATG GGATTTTCCAAATGGATGGGCCCCAGTTCAACACATGATTGTAGAAGGTCTAGCAAGGTCTAAGTCAAAGGAAGCACAGTCCATGGCAAAAGATATTGCTGTTAAATGGATCAGAACAAACTATGCTGCTTACAAGAAAACAGGCactatgaatgaaaaatatgatGTGGAGGCCTGTGGTGAGAGTGGAGGGGGTGGTGAATACATACCTCAG ACGGGCTTTGGATGGTCAAATGGAGTGCTGTTAGCATTTTTGGAGGACTTTGGATGGCctcaagaacaaaaaatagattgctaG